One stretch of Paraburkholderia fungorum DNA includes these proteins:
- the pxpB gene encoding 5-oxoprolinase subunit PxpB, whose amino-acid sequence MSQPRIFPLGDAALVCESPPPATLACQRRVWAAAELARDWPHVLEVVPGMNNLTLVFDPLEADREALASELLKAWNAAGATPEPGREVEIPVQYGGEFGPDLQAVADHTGLSVNEIVQRHSGGEYVVFFLGFQPGFAYMGGLEAALHTPRRASPRLEVPAGSVGIGGEQTGVYPATSPGGWQLIGRTELPLFDATRRPPTLLQPGDRVRFTIAGIHA is encoded by the coding sequence ATGAGCCAACCAAGAATTTTTCCGCTCGGCGATGCCGCGCTTGTCTGCGAATCGCCGCCGCCCGCGACGCTTGCGTGCCAGCGCCGCGTGTGGGCCGCTGCTGAGCTCGCGCGCGACTGGCCGCATGTGCTGGAAGTCGTGCCGGGTATGAACAATCTGACGCTCGTCTTCGATCCGCTCGAGGCCGACCGCGAAGCGCTCGCCAGCGAGTTGCTGAAAGCGTGGAACGCGGCGGGCGCGACGCCGGAGCCGGGTCGCGAAGTGGAGATCCCGGTGCAGTACGGCGGCGAATTCGGCCCGGATCTGCAAGCGGTCGCCGATCACACGGGCCTGAGCGTCAACGAAATCGTGCAGCGCCATTCGGGCGGCGAATACGTCGTGTTCTTCCTCGGCTTCCAGCCGGGCTTCGCCTACATGGGCGGACTCGAAGCCGCGCTGCACACGCCGCGCCGCGCGTCGCCGAGGCTGGAAGTGCCGGCGGGGTCGGTCGGCATCGGCGGCGAGCAGACGGGCGTTTATCCGGCCACCTCGCCCGGCGGCTGGCAGTTGATCGGACGCACCGAGCTACCGCTTTTCGACGCCACGCGCCGCCCGCCCACGCTGCTGCAGCCGGGCGACCGGGTTCGCTTCACCATCGCGGGGATACACGCATGA
- a CDS encoding 5-formyltetrahydrofolate cyclo-ligase — translation MLLEARLQAASDPAYNAALGRRVLDALKHFGAASVGFYWPLAGEFDARPAVSVWLTANAQREASLPIVKERGAPLEFHAWTPATPMKIGHHKIAEPTSGQVVVPELLFIPCVGFDADGYRLGYGGGYYDRTLAAWPGSKQPVTVGIAYEACRTQDLQREAHDIALDLIVTEAGVYPPR, via the coding sequence ATGCTATTGGAAGCAAGGCTACAAGCGGCTTCCGACCCGGCATACAACGCTGCGCTCGGCCGTCGTGTGCTGGACGCGCTGAAGCACTTCGGAGCAGCCAGCGTGGGCTTCTACTGGCCGCTCGCGGGTGAGTTCGACGCACGTCCCGCGGTCTCGGTCTGGTTGACGGCCAATGCGCAGCGCGAAGCCAGTCTGCCGATTGTCAAGGAGCGTGGCGCGCCGCTCGAATTCCATGCATGGACCCCCGCGACGCCGATGAAAATCGGTCATCACAAGATTGCTGAGCCGACCTCGGGACAGGTAGTCGTTCCCGAACTGCTGTTCATACCGTGTGTGGGATTCGATGCCGATGGCTACCGGCTAGGCTACGGCGGCGGATACTACGATCGCACGCTGGCCGCGTGGCCGGGATCGAAGCAACCGGTCACGGTGGGCATCGCTTATGAAGCGTGCCGCACGCAAGATCTTCAACGTGAAGCGCACGACATTGCGCTCGATCTGATCGTCACCGAGGCTGGGGTTTATCCGCCCCGTTGA
- a CDS encoding lytic transglycosylase domain-containing protein — translation MSKRLYRVYRAAGLALAAAALVACSTAVAVKPIPLSQLTNDDQTFVQLREASRNNDAARAAQLASMIPNYPAPAYLEYFQIKPQLFDSSGHARVDAPDAPVLAFLQKYDGQAIADRMRNDYLTVLGTRHDWRNFDQQYARFVLNDDTQVKCYALESRASRGENVADAARALLVDPKWYGDGCVDLITTLGVSRQFSTDDIWQQIRLAYEQNNTNTGSKLVDALSNNPPDPTLFAQATNAPPLLLARGVGPDSQSHQLALLAITRMARNDPAMAAATFASVAPSLSSPERAIGWGTIAYQAAAKQMPSAVDWYRLSANAPLSNPAYEWRTRTALLAGDWNMVRWSIEQMPEALRNQPSWVYWHARALKQAGDTATANQEFASISPGFNFYGQLAAEELGQKITVPPKTTVSDAEVQQAANTPGFDLAQRFYAMNLRLEGNREWNWPLRTMSDRQLLAAAEYARRIQLYDRTVNTADRTKSEHDFSLRYLSPFRDIVDRDAQSNGLDVEWAYGLIRQESRFIMNARSEVGASGLMQLMPGTAQLVAKKIGLGPISREQMNDINTNILLGTNYLSMIYNQFDGSAVLATAGYNAGPGRPRNWRASLQHPVEGAIFAEAIPFQETRDYVKNVLSNTVYYAALFEGRPQSLKARLGYIAP, via the coding sequence ATGTCAAAACGCCTTTACCGAGTATATCGCGCGGCCGGTCTGGCGCTTGCCGCTGCGGCACTCGTCGCGTGCAGCACGGCCGTAGCCGTCAAGCCCATCCCCCTTTCGCAGCTCACCAACGACGACCAGACCTTCGTCCAGTTGCGCGAAGCGTCCCGCAATAACGACGCGGCGCGTGCAGCCCAACTGGCGAGCATGATCCCGAACTATCCGGCGCCTGCTTATCTGGAGTACTTCCAGATCAAGCCGCAACTGTTCGATTCGTCCGGCCATGCACGCGTCGACGCGCCGGACGCGCCGGTGCTGGCGTTTCTGCAGAAGTACGACGGCCAGGCTATCGCCGACCGCATGCGCAACGACTACCTCACGGTGCTCGGCACGCGTCACGACTGGCGCAATTTCGATCAGCAGTACGCCCGCTTCGTGTTGAACGACGACACGCAGGTGAAGTGCTACGCGCTCGAATCGCGGGCGTCGCGGGGTGAAAACGTGGCCGACGCGGCGCGTGCGCTGCTGGTCGATCCGAAGTGGTACGGCGACGGCTGTGTCGACCTGATCACGACGCTGGGCGTGAGCCGCCAGTTCAGCACCGACGACATCTGGCAACAGATCCGTCTCGCTTACGAGCAGAACAACACCAACACCGGCAGCAAGCTCGTCGACGCGCTGAGCAACAATCCGCCCGATCCCACGCTGTTCGCGCAGGCTACCAATGCGCCGCCGTTGTTGCTGGCGCGTGGTGTCGGTCCGGATTCGCAATCGCATCAACTGGCGTTGCTCGCGATCACGCGCATGGCGCGCAACGACCCGGCCATGGCCGCGGCTACGTTTGCGTCGGTGGCGCCGTCGCTGAGTTCGCCGGAGCGCGCCATCGGCTGGGGCACGATTGCCTATCAGGCCGCCGCCAAGCAGATGCCGAGCGCGGTCGACTGGTACCGCCTGTCGGCGAATGCGCCGCTGTCGAATCCCGCGTATGAATGGCGCACCCGCACCGCGCTGCTGGCCGGCGACTGGAACATGGTGCGCTGGTCGATCGAACAGATGCCCGAGGCATTGCGCAACCAGCCGTCGTGGGTGTACTGGCATGCGCGCGCACTCAAGCAGGCCGGCGACACGGCCACCGCCAACCAGGAATTCGCATCGATCTCGCCGGGCTTCAACTTCTACGGTCAACTGGCCGCTGAAGAACTCGGCCAGAAAATCACCGTTCCGCCGAAAACCACTGTCAGCGATGCCGAAGTCCAGCAGGCTGCAAACACGCCCGGTTTCGATCTCGCGCAGCGGTTCTACGCGATGAATCTGCGGCTCGAAGGCAATCGCGAATGGAACTGGCCGCTGCGCACCATGAGCGACCGGCAACTGCTCGCGGCCGCCGAATACGCGCGCCGTATCCAGCTTTATGACCGCACCGTCAACACGGCCGACCGCACGAAGAGCGAACACGATTTCTCGCTGCGGTATCTGTCGCCGTTCCGCGATATCGTCGACCGCGACGCGCAGTCGAACGGGCTCGACGTCGAGTGGGCGTATGGTCTGATCCGTCAGGAATCGCGCTTCATCATGAACGCGCGCTCCGAAGTCGGCGCGAGCGGCTTGATGCAATTGATGCCGGGCACCGCGCAACTGGTCGCGAAAAAGATCGGCCTCGGCCCGATTTCGCGCGAACAGATGAACGACATCAACACCAATATCCTGCTCGGGACCAACTACCTGTCCATGATCTACAATCAGTTCGACGGGTCCGCCGTGCTGGCCACCGCAGGCTATAACGCGGGTCCTGGCCGTCCGCGCAACTGGCGGGCTTCGTTGCAGCATCCGGTTGAAGGCGCGATCTTCGCCGAAGCGATTCCGTTCCAGGAAACGCGTGACTACGTGAAGAACGTGTTGTCCAACACGGTCTACTACGCGGCATTGTTCGAAGGCCGTCCGCAATCGCTGAAGGCGCGTCTGGGTTACATCGCACCGTAA
- a CDS encoding glutathione S-transferase family protein produces MKLIIGDKNYSSWSMRPWLLLKHFDISFEEVLIHLYQADTTTAVLAHAPQGPGKVPCLIDETGAAVWDSLAIAETLAERFPQHALWPRDPLARARARSVSAEMHSGFGALRSNMWMNIRASFPGRNATPEALADIARIEAIWRDCLDTYGGPFLFGEFGIADAMYAPVVMRFNTWQPALSDTASAYVERINAVPAVREWIDASRRETHAIPYQDVCP; encoded by the coding sequence ATGAAGCTGATTATTGGTGACAAGAATTATTCGTCATGGTCGATGCGCCCATGGCTGCTGCTGAAGCATTTCGATATTTCGTTCGAAGAAGTGCTGATCCATCTGTACCAGGCCGACACGACTACGGCGGTGCTCGCGCACGCGCCTCAAGGTCCGGGCAAGGTGCCGTGTCTGATCGACGAAACCGGAGCGGCCGTGTGGGATTCGCTCGCGATTGCCGAGACGCTGGCCGAGCGCTTTCCGCAGCACGCGCTGTGGCCGCGCGACCCGCTGGCGCGTGCGCGCGCCCGCAGCGTCAGCGCCGAAATGCACTCGGGCTTCGGCGCATTGCGCTCGAATATGTGGATGAATATCCGCGCATCGTTTCCAGGCAGGAACGCGACGCCCGAGGCGCTCGCCGATATCGCGCGAATCGAGGCGATCTGGCGCGACTGCCTCGATACGTATGGCGGGCCGTTCCTGTTCGGTGAGTTCGGTATTGCCGACGCGATGTACGCGCCGGTCGTGATGCGCTTCAACACCTGGCAGCCGGCGTTGTCCGACACCGCCTCGGCTTATGTCGAGCGGATCAACGCGGTGCCCGCTGTCCGCGAATGGATCGACGCGTCGCGTCGCGAAACCCACGCGATTCCGTACCAAGACGTATGCCCATGA
- a CDS encoding complex I NDUFA9 subunit family protein has translation MRHQAIAIIGGSGFIGSHLVNSLVELGKDVRIATRRRYNARHLTLLPIDVIETDVFDPVQLARFVEGADCVINLVATLNGNRGKPYGSEFARMHVELPTRIVAACEGKGVHRLIHVSALGADSNGPSMYARSKGDGEKAVHAANLAWTVFRPSVVFGPEDEFLNKFAFLQRMFPVIPLAMPDAKFQPVYVGDVAKAITNVIDLDAASGHTYELGGPTVYTLEDLVSYCGDVIGKHARIIRLPEAFARLQALTFEMAPGKPVISRDNLDSMKVDNVLSAPVAPELGIEPTSIETIAPVYLTGASTRSRFDAFRATAGR, from the coding sequence ATGCGACATCAAGCCATTGCGATCATCGGCGGTTCCGGGTTTATCGGTAGCCACCTCGTCAACTCGCTCGTCGAACTGGGCAAAGACGTTCGCATCGCCACCCGGCGGCGCTATAACGCCCGCCATCTCACCTTGTTGCCAATCGACGTGATCGAAACCGACGTGTTCGATCCGGTTCAGCTCGCGCGCTTTGTCGAGGGCGCCGATTGCGTGATCAATCTCGTGGCGACGTTGAACGGCAATCGCGGCAAACCGTACGGTTCGGAATTTGCGCGGATGCACGTCGAGTTGCCGACCCGCATCGTCGCCGCGTGCGAGGGCAAGGGCGTGCATCGGCTGATTCACGTCAGCGCGCTCGGCGCAGATTCGAACGGGCCGAGCATGTACGCGCGCTCGAAGGGCGACGGCGAGAAAGCGGTGCACGCGGCCAATCTGGCGTGGACGGTGTTTCGTCCGTCTGTGGTGTTTGGTCCCGAGGACGAGTTCCTCAACAAGTTCGCGTTTTTGCAGCGGATGTTTCCGGTCATCCCGCTCGCGATGCCGGACGCAAAGTTTCAGCCGGTGTATGTCGGCGACGTGGCGAAGGCCATCACCAACGTGATCGACCTCGACGCCGCCAGCGGCCATACCTACGAACTGGGCGGCCCGACCGTCTACACGCTCGAAGATCTCGTCAGCTATTGCGGCGACGTGATCGGCAAACACGCGCGGATCATCCGTCTGCCGGAAGCGTTCGCGCGTTTGCAGGCGCTCACGTTCGAAATGGCGCCCGGTAAGCCGGTCATCTCGCGCGACAATCTCGATTCGATGAAAGTCGACAACGTGTTGAGCGCACCGGTCGCGCCTGAACTCGGCATCGAGCCGACCAGCATCGAAACCATCGCGCCGGTGTATCTGACGGGCGCGTCGACGCGTTCGCGCTTCGATGCGTTCCGCGCCACCGCGGGCCGTTGA
- a CDS encoding multifunctional CCA addition/repair protein, whose product MKIYAVGGAIRDELLGVPALDRDYVVVGATPEQMVAQGYRPVGKDFPVFLHPQTHEEYALARTERKTAAGYHGFQFFYAPDVTLEEDLARRDLTVNAMAREVRPDGELTGPVIDPFNGQGDLQARLFRHVSDAFLEDPVRILRIARFAARFVDFNVAPETQALMRRMVADGEVDALVAERVWQEVSRGLMEKKPSRMFEVLRECGALARILPEIDALYGVPQRADYHPEVDTGVHVMMVVDHAAQQGYALPVRFAALTHDLGKATTPDDVLPRHIGHEGRSVDLLKPLCERLRVPNDCRDLALLVAREHGNIHRVMEMGAAALVRLLERGDAIRKPARFAEALQACEADARGRLGFETRDYPQAERLRVALVAARGVDAGAVAKRLADAPAGIKDAVHQERVRAVEAALG is encoded by the coding sequence ATGAAAATCTACGCGGTAGGCGGTGCGATCCGCGACGAATTGCTGGGCGTGCCGGCGCTGGATCGCGATTACGTGGTGGTCGGCGCGACGCCCGAGCAGATGGTGGCGCAGGGCTATCGGCCGGTGGGCAAGGATTTCCCCGTGTTTCTGCATCCGCAGACGCATGAGGAATACGCGCTCGCTCGCACAGAGCGCAAGACGGCGGCGGGTTATCACGGCTTCCAGTTTTTCTATGCCCCGGACGTCACACTCGAAGAGGACCTCGCGCGCCGCGACCTGACGGTCAACGCGATGGCGCGCGAAGTTCGCCCGGACGGTGAACTGACCGGTCCGGTGATCGACCCGTTCAACGGACAAGGCGACTTGCAGGCACGGCTCTTCCGCCATGTCAGCGATGCGTTTCTCGAAGATCCCGTGCGGATTCTGCGGATTGCGCGCTTTGCGGCCCGCTTTGTCGACTTCAACGTCGCGCCGGAAACGCAGGCGCTGATGCGCAGGATGGTCGCCGACGGCGAGGTGGACGCGCTGGTGGCCGAACGCGTGTGGCAGGAAGTGTCGCGCGGCCTGATGGAGAAAAAGCCTTCGCGGATGTTTGAGGTACTGCGTGAATGCGGCGCGTTGGCGCGGATTCTGCCGGAAATCGACGCGCTCTATGGCGTGCCGCAGCGGGCCGACTATCACCCGGAGGTGGATACGGGCGTCCACGTGATGATGGTGGTCGATCATGCCGCGCAGCAGGGCTACGCGCTGCCGGTGCGGTTCGCGGCGCTGACGCACGACCTCGGCAAAGCGACCACGCCCGACGACGTGCTGCCCAGACATATCGGCCACGAAGGGCGCAGCGTCGATCTGCTGAAACCGCTTTGCGAGCGCCTGCGCGTGCCGAACGACTGCCGCGATCTGGCGCTGCTGGTGGCGCGCGAGCACGGCAACATTCATCGCGTGATGGAAATGGGGGCGGCTGCGCTGGTCAGGCTGCTGGAACGCGGCGACGCAATCCGCAAACCGGCGCGCTTCGCCGAGGCGTTGCAGGCTTGCGAGGCGGATGCGCGCGGGCGGCTCGGTTTTGAGACGCGGGATTATCCACAGGCCGAGCGCTTACGCGTGGCGCTGGTCGCTGCGCGGGGTGTGGATGCCGGTGCAGTGGCCAAACGTCTCGCCGATGCGCCCGCCGGGATCAAGGACGCGGTGCATCAGGAGCGGGTTCGTGCGGTGGAGGCGGCGCTGGGGTAG
- a CDS encoding biotin-dependent carboxyltransferase family protein produces MIDVIRAGLLTTIQDLGRHGYRHLGVAMGGALDRLSLEVGNRLVGNRPDAAGLEITFGPTVLRFLRATRVAITGTEFGATLDGKPVYSWWSLPVQAGQELVLNGAKRGMRGYVCVAGGIDVLPMLGSRSTDLAGQFGGLGGRALRDGDRLPVGAPPPRDHVGFTPEAPEFGVKAPYWCKFVLVHEPLRRGRHPSGVPWAIPIRVLRGPEYDSFTEAAHESFWSDEWLVTPNSNRMGYRLAGAELKRTQKTDLLSHAVLPGTIQVPPNGQPIVLMSDAQTTGGYPKIGAVIQADLWKLAQVRLNASVRFIPTTPYEARQALLEERTYLRQIDAAIAMHEERCARQLAVAAG; encoded by the coding sequence ATGATCGATGTGATTCGCGCGGGTCTGCTGACTACGATTCAGGATCTCGGCCGTCATGGCTATCGTCATCTCGGCGTGGCGATGGGGGGCGCGCTCGACCGCCTGTCGCTGGAAGTCGGCAACCGGCTGGTGGGCAATCGCCCCGACGCAGCCGGTCTGGAAATCACCTTCGGCCCGACCGTGCTGCGCTTTCTGCGCGCCACGCGGGTGGCGATCACGGGCACCGAATTCGGCGCGACGCTCGACGGCAAGCCGGTCTATTCATGGTGGAGCCTGCCGGTGCAGGCCGGTCAGGAACTCGTGCTGAACGGCGCGAAACGCGGCATGCGCGGCTACGTGTGCGTGGCGGGCGGCATCGACGTATTGCCGATGCTCGGCTCGCGCAGCACCGACCTCGCCGGCCAGTTCGGCGGACTCGGCGGTCGCGCGCTGCGTGACGGCGACCGTCTGCCGGTCGGCGCGCCGCCGCCGCGCGACCATGTCGGCTTCACGCCGGAGGCGCCCGAATTCGGCGTAAAAGCGCCCTACTGGTGCAAATTCGTGCTGGTTCACGAACCGTTGAGGCGCGGCCGTCATCCGTCGGGCGTGCCTTGGGCGATTCCGATTCGCGTGCTGCGCGGCCCCGAATACGACAGCTTCACCGAAGCCGCGCACGAATCGTTCTGGTCCGACGAGTGGCTCGTCACGCCGAACAGCAACCGGATGGGCTATCGCCTCGCCGGTGCCGAACTGAAACGGACGCAGAAAACCGATCTGCTGTCGCACGCGGTGTTGCCCGGGACCATCCAGGTGCCACCGAACGGCCAGCCGATCGTCTTGATGAGCGACGCGCAGACCACCGGCGGTTATCCGAAAATCGGCGCGGTGATTCAGGCGGATTTGTGGAAGCTCGCGCAGGTCCGGCTGAACGCGTCCGTACGCTTTATCCCGACGACGCCTTACGAAGCGCGTCAGGCTTTGCTGGAAGAACGCACGTATTTGCGGCAGATCGACGCCGCGATCGCGATGCATGAAGAACGCTGCGCGCGCCAGTTGGCGGTCGCGGCGGGGTAA
- a CDS encoding winged helix DNA-binding protein, with translation MSRHPTKIVSSEHLVSETSAELSELEYALIMAGNAFNRWMVRCMSAAGDKDMTAIEVSLLHHVSHRERRKKLADICFVLNIEDTHVATYALKKLVARGYVKSEKTGKEVFFSATEAGRELCLKYREVRESCLISTLKESGLTNEQIGDAAQLMRNASGLYDTAARAAASL, from the coding sequence ATGTCGCGCCATCCCACCAAGATCGTTTCATCGGAACATCTCGTGTCCGAGACCAGCGCCGAGCTGTCCGAACTCGAGTACGCGCTGATCATGGCCGGCAATGCATTCAACCGGTGGATGGTGCGCTGCATGTCGGCGGCCGGCGACAAGGACATGACCGCCATCGAAGTATCGCTGCTTCATCACGTCAGCCATCGCGAACGTCGCAAGAAACTGGCGGACATCTGCTTCGTGCTGAACATAGAAGACACCCACGTCGCTACCTACGCGCTGAAGAAACTCGTAGCTAGAGGGTATGTAAAAAGCGAAAAGACCGGCAAGGAAGTGTTCTTCTCCGCGACCGAAGCGGGTCGCGAGTTGTGTCTGAAATATCGGGAAGTGCGCGAGAGTTGCCTGATTTCGACGCTGAAGGAAAGCGGCCTGACCAACGAGCAGATCGGCGACGCGGCGCAGTTGATGCGCAACGCGTCCGGCTTGTACGACACGGCGGCGCGGGCGGCGGCGTCTTTGTAG